A genomic stretch from Leptospira ellinghausenii includes:
- a CDS encoding DUF1554 domain-containing protein, giving the protein MEQIVLRVLPQIVPSTSEHIDWVLKPNKEYRRDDGSIVIGNTTKNGIFESNLTNEISSVITGTNLTITGLNANWTNSSNDCSNFSATVGNVSIGSHIEKTITSVIAIGNAVCSSSRKLICVEQ; this is encoded by the coding sequence ATGGAACAAATCGTATTGCGTGTACTTCCGCAAATTGTGCCTAGTACATCAGAACATATTGATTGGGTACTCAAACCCAATAAGGAATATCGAAGGGATGATGGGTCAATTGTGATAGGCAATACAACCAAAAATGGGATCTTTGAATCAAATTTGACGAATGAGATATCATCAGTTATAACTGGGACAAATTTAACGATAACTGGTTTGAATGCAAATTGGACAAACAGTTCAAATGATTGTTCTAATTTTTCTGCAACCGTTGGGAATGTTTCTATTGGATCGCATATTGAAAAAACAATAACAAGTGTTATAGCGATTGGGAACGCCGTGTGTTCCAGCAGCAGGAAGTTAATTTGTGTGGAACAATGA
- a CDS encoding DUF1554 domain-containing protein: MFRIFFGVSLKNLALSPFASIFLPSENEKIPQKIYVWVEFSFGFSKHPVLGVACGKNKESNDTVIGTMFVALNANSSCANKDHCKMFVIKANAILNAGISGLDSQCNSDENKPSGSGTYKAMVADGTNRIACTSANCA; this comes from the coding sequence ATGTTCCGAATATTCTTTGGGGTTTCCCTAAAAAATCTTGCTCTATCGCCATTTGCCTCAATCTTCTTACCGTCTGAAAATGAAAAAATCCCTCAGAAAATCTATGTTTGGGTTGAATTTAGTTTTGGTTTTAGTAAGCATCCTGTCTTAGGTGTTGCATGCGGAAAGAATAAAGAAAGTAATGATACGGTAATCGGGACAATGTTTGTCGCTTTAAATGCAAATTCAAGCTGCGCAAACAAAGACCATTGCAAAATGTTTGTCATCAAAGCAAATGCCATTCTGAATGCTGGTATTTCAGGACTTGATAGCCAATGTAATTCCGACGAAAACAAACCTTCTGGTAGCGGCACTTACAAAGCGATGGTAGCCGATGGAACAAATCGTATTGCGTGTACTTCCGCAAATTGTGCCTAG
- a CDS encoding S8 family serine peptidase, with amino-acid sequence MKTKLSYASKIKIICFITVLTSTVIISDPNQRNFLTEPFRFETSITNSHSKSGVANRPDFAPDEIVIKFKPTVPSDEIFNRSRSLGFQVGHVSKRANFTTVKIASNESVADAVIRAKLDPAVEYAEPKYYYYAQATAPNDTDFGKLWGLNNTNQTISSPSYTTNNPPGASAIGKDMNVLGAWDVTSNCSSIIIAVLDTGINYNHEDLSANMWDGTASCKDKDGNTIGGGCPKHGWDFASGDNDPKDEEGHGSHVAGTIGAVGNNNKGISGVCQSAQLMSVRVLGVGGGSNATVTDGIYFAVRNGAKIINMSLGGTQYSQLIYDAVEFAKANDVLVVVAAGNENTDLASGNSYPCKNNNANQICIAALDQNFQRASFSNFDTTTTAANRAVDFGAPGTNIYSIFGSETTYNEGTSNYTGWTTGGSGGAVTWAYQSCAVGSGTLKGLALPNDCSVINFNFTPPYNNPTSVSASIDRTVYKSFTIPSNATKVSLFQTIVSDGESIGDTCYDYTEVYYKNDASSPFSGGTLLTLPDYNRSMYVQRLCRKTVSGVGYSFILSEEVTLTNCMNTAATSCTVGYRYKSDSSTQNGGAMFGDFYLSAWIASNNSYGNYNGTSMATPNVAGVAALIRAYNPQLNFTEVIQKLIDGGTATPSISANTKYGKSINAEDSVKHLNQVTGVTATLQ; translated from the coding sequence ATGAAAACTAAACTAAGTTACGCTTCTAAGATAAAAATCATTTGTTTTATAACAGTTCTTACATCAACTGTTATCATTTCCGATCCTAATCAACGGAACTTTTTAACTGAACCGTTTCGATTTGAAACTAGTATTACCAATTCACATTCAAAATCAGGAGTAGCAAATCGACCTGATTTTGCACCGGATGAAATTGTAATTAAATTCAAACCAACTGTTCCAAGTGATGAAATATTCAATCGGTCAAGATCATTAGGTTTTCAAGTTGGACATGTGAGCAAAAGAGCAAATTTTACAACTGTTAAAATTGCGAGCAATGAATCAGTAGCTGATGCAGTCATTCGCGCTAAACTAGATCCTGCTGTCGAATATGCGGAACCAAAATACTACTACTATGCCCAAGCTACTGCACCAAACGATACGGATTTTGGTAAACTTTGGGGTTTAAATAACACGAATCAAACCATATCCTCACCATCGTATACAACGAATAATCCTCCAGGTGCATCGGCTATTGGGAAAGATATGAATGTATTAGGTGCTTGGGATGTGACATCGAACTGCAGTTCTATCATTATTGCTGTGCTTGATACTGGCATCAACTATAACCATGAGGACTTATCAGCAAATATGTGGGATGGTACCGCAAGTTGCAAAGATAAAGATGGGAATACGATTGGTGGTGGATGCCCCAAACATGGATGGGATTTTGCCTCTGGAGATAATGATCCAAAAGATGAGGAAGGTCATGGAAGTCACGTGGCTGGAACTATTGGTGCTGTAGGAAATAATAATAAAGGAATTTCAGGAGTTTGCCAATCTGCTCAACTCATGTCAGTTCGAGTATTGGGAGTAGGTGGAGGAAGTAACGCTACTGTTACCGACGGAATTTACTTTGCCGTAAGAAATGGTGCAAAAATCATCAACATGAGTTTAGGTGGAACACAATACAGCCAGTTGATTTACGATGCGGTGGAATTTGCAAAAGCCAATGATGTTTTAGTTGTGGTAGCAGCTGGGAATGAAAACACAGATCTTGCATCTGGAAATTCCTACCCTTGTAAAAACAATAATGCCAATCAAATTTGTATCGCTGCACTAGATCAAAATTTCCAACGTGCGAGCTTTTCTAATTTTGATACAACAACTACTGCTGCAAATCGTGCTGTTGACTTTGGTGCTCCAGGAACCAATATTTATAGTATTTTTGGAAGTGAAACTACATACAATGAAGGAACTTCAAATTATACGGGTTGGACAACAGGTGGTTCAGGTGGTGCTGTAACTTGGGCTTACCAATCTTGTGCAGTTGGATCAGGCACCTTGAAAGGATTGGCATTACCAAACGATTGTTCTGTTATTAACTTCAATTTTACTCCGCCTTACAATAATCCAACATCTGTTTCTGCAAGTATTGACAGAACTGTCTATAAATCATTCACCATCCCAAGTAATGCAACGAAAGTATCCTTATTTCAAACTATTGTTTCCGATGGTGAATCTATCGGAGATACATGTTATGATTATACGGAAGTATATTACAAAAATGATGCATCTAGCCCATTTTCAGGAGGAACTCTCTTAACACTTCCTGATTATAACCGGTCTATGTATGTGCAAAGATTATGTAGAAAAACTGTTTCTGGAGTTGGATATTCCTTCATATTATCAGAAGAAGTTACATTGACAAATTGTATGAATACAGCAGCTACAAGTTGCACAGTCGGATATCGTTATAAGTCGGATAGTTCTACTCAAAATGGTGGTGCAATGTTTGGAGACTTTTATCTAAGCGCTTGGATTGCATCCAATAATTCTTACGGTAATTACAATGGAACTTCAATGGCAACACCAAACGTAGCAGGAGTGGCAGCACTTATCAGAGCATATAACCCACAATTAAACTTTACTGAAGTTATCCAAAAATTAATTGATGGAGGAACAGCGACGCCATCAATCTCTGCCAATACAAAGTACGGCAAATCAATTAATGCTGAAGATTCCGTGAAACATCTCAATCAGGTGACTGGTGTTACGGCAACACTTCAATAA